One genomic window of Actinoplanes lobatus includes the following:
- the ruvC gene encoding crossover junction endodeoxyribonuclease RuvC, translating to MRVLGIDPGLTRCGVGVVEGVPGRLGKLIAYQVVRSEPDEDIAHRLLHLDRSLAGLVERYQPDSVAVERVFSQHNARTVMGTAQASGVAILAGARAGLPVQTYTPSEVKAAVTGSGTADKAQVTAMVTRLLRLDAPPKPADAADAIAIAICHIWRGGTRAKIEAAAARRSSR from the coding sequence GTGCGCGTGCTCGGCATCGATCCGGGGCTGACGAGATGCGGCGTCGGCGTCGTCGAAGGGGTGCCGGGACGGCTCGGGAAACTGATCGCCTACCAGGTGGTCCGCAGCGAACCGGACGAGGACATCGCTCACCGCCTGCTGCACCTGGACCGTTCGCTGGCCGGGCTGGTCGAGCGGTACCAGCCGGACAGCGTCGCCGTCGAGCGGGTGTTCTCCCAGCACAACGCACGGACCGTGATGGGCACGGCGCAGGCCAGCGGGGTCGCGATCCTGGCCGGGGCGCGGGCCGGGCTGCCGGTGCAGACCTACACCCCGAGCGAGGTGAAGGCGGCCGTCACCGGCTCCGGCACGGCCGACAAGGCCCAGGTCACCGCGATGGTGACCCGGTTGCTCAGACTGGACGCGCCACCGAAGCCGGCCGACGCGGCCGACGCCATCGCCATCGCCATCTGCCACATCTGGCGCGGGGGCACCCGTGCGAAGATCGAGGCCGCAGCAGCCCGCAGGAGTAGCCGATGA
- the ruvA gene encoding Holliday junction branch migration protein RuvA — MIASVRGVVTAILHDSAVVEVGGVGMRVLCTPNTLAGLRTGAEARLATTLIVREDSLTLFGFADEDEKQLFELLLTANGVGPRIAQAVLAVHQPDVVRRALAGGEVAVLTAVPGIGKRGAEKMIVELKDKIGPVGLAGTGSAGLLNGAWQEQVRQGVLALGWTASQADQAVAAVAETIDGETPPVPVLLRQAIRLLGKTR; from the coding sequence ATGATCGCCAGCGTGCGCGGTGTGGTCACCGCGATCCTCCACGACAGCGCCGTGGTCGAGGTCGGCGGTGTCGGCATGCGGGTGCTCTGCACGCCGAACACGCTGGCCGGGCTGCGCACCGGCGCCGAGGCCCGGCTCGCCACCACGCTCATCGTGCGGGAGGACTCGCTCACCCTGTTCGGCTTCGCCGACGAGGACGAGAAACAGCTCTTCGAGCTGCTCCTGACGGCCAACGGCGTGGGTCCCCGGATCGCCCAGGCGGTCCTCGCGGTCCATCAACCCGATGTGGTACGCCGTGCGCTGGCCGGCGGTGAGGTGGCGGTCCTGACCGCGGTCCCGGGCATCGGCAAGCGCGGTGCGGAGAAGATGATCGTCGAGCTCAAGGACAAGATCGGCCCGGTCGGGCTCGCCGGCACCGGCTCGGCCGGCCTGCTCAACGGCGCCTGGCAGGAGCAGGTCCGCCAGGGTGTGCTGGCGCTCGGCTGGACGGCGTCGCAGGCCGATCAGGCGGTGGCCGCGGTCGCCGAGACGATCGACGGCGAGACACCGCCCGTGCCCGTCCTGCTGCGCCAGGCCATCCGCTTGCTGGGTAAGACCCGATGA